The genomic segment AGGTATCAAAGAAATGGCAGGCAGAGGTTGACGCATTGAACACCGAGGCCCAGACCATGTACAAGAACTACCAGAACGAGGTGGTGTTCCTATCAAAAGAGCAGAAGAAAGCCAAGCAGGATGCCATCATGGAGAAAGAGAAGCAAGCCAGCGATCTGAAGCGCAAGTACTTTGGTCCTGAGGGCGAGCTCTATAAGAAACGTGCTGCCCTGATGTCGCCTATCCAGGAAGAGGTATACAATGCCATCAAGGATGTAGCCGACCTTCGCGGCTATCAATTGGTACTCGACCGTGCCAGCGATGCCGGCATCATCTTTGGTTCGCCGAAGATTGACATCTCTGAAGAGGTGCTTCGCAAACTGGGTTATGCTAATTAACAAAAACCTTTAACTCATTCAAACAAAGAAGCCCCAAAGGGCTCAGACAGAATTCATAAAAAGCAATAATAAAACAATTAAAACAAAATGAAAAAGTTTATTCTTTGCGCAATCTGCGCACTCTGCGGTCTCACCGCTTCAGCACAGGCCAAGTTCGGCCACGTTAACACTCAGGAAATTATCCAGAGCATGCCCGAGTTCACCGCTGCTCAGACCGAGATTCAGAAACTAGCCGAGCAGTATGAGGCTGATCTGAAGTCAATGCAGGACGAACTGCAGAAGAAAGCAGATGCCTTTGAGAAAGAGCAGGCTACCCTTCCCGAGAACATCAAGACCCGTCGCAATCAGGAGTTGAACGACCTCTATCAGCGTATCCAGCAGACCTATCAAGACAACCAGCAGGCTATGCAGAAGGCTCAGCAGGAGAAGATGCAGGCCATCACCACCAAGGTGCTTGACGCTATCAAAACCGTTGGTCAGGAAGGCAACTTCGTCTATATCATGGAGATGGGCGCTGGCATTCCCTATATCAGCACCACGCT from the Prevotella sp. E15-22 genome contains:
- a CDS encoding OmpH family outer membrane protein gives rise to the protein MKKLLVMIAVLASSISMQAQKFALVDMDYIFKNIPAYERANEQLTQVSKKWQAEVDALNTEAQTMYKNYQNEVVFLSKEQKKAKQDAIMEKEKQASDLKRKYFGPEGELYKKRAALMSPIQEEVYNAIKDVADLRGYQLVLDRASDAGIIFGSPKIDISEEVLRKLGYAN
- a CDS encoding OmpH family outer membrane protein; translation: MKKFILCAICALCGLTASAQAKFGHVNTQEIIQSMPEFTAAQTEIQKLAEQYEADLKSMQDELQKKADAFEKEQATLPENIKTRRNQELNDLYQRIQQTYQDNQQAMQKAQQEKMQAITTKVLDAIKTVGQEGNFVYIMEMGAGIPYISTTLSSDVTAQVKAKLGLK